The following proteins come from a genomic window of Chryseobacterium glaciei:
- a CDS encoding gliding motility-associated C-terminal domain-containing protein translates to MKKLLLIFLIPLCQIFYAQEDCATALAVCGNSGFSYTPSGFGTQELPDGNCGIYVEKYSVWYKFTIATAGTLTFVITPLTTAATDYDFYVWGPNVNCATKGNTIRCSTPYTSGATGLNMTSTDLYDGAGTSGNGDEWVKYMDVLPGQTYYLLVNNYSANTNGFSLTWGGTATLASPFNDPALTPNPFIAPGTPNANPANPNEVIVCTSPAVFDFSTLSAGIVNNNPNFTVTYHTSQNDALSGASPIVTPITVNTTTTYYYSIHYTDPTNPANPINSCRQIGTFKFKLGNITANDVTMNACNNNNAGIATYDLTSTALAVLNDPTATQKYYPTMADLNAGTNEITNPANYVSSTGVVYVKVTTPQGCADTATITLNFFPVVIVNDATLRACFIETNPSTGLFNLTNASVTTQGGITKKYYPSLTDAINGTNEINPTTAAAYIAPNGVIYIKVTNGNNCYAIAKVTLIVIPPVYSTVLQDKIICMEDKTTLDAGPGFNAYEWSTGATTQSISNVGVGTYWVKLKTGDCTAIQTVKIYPSEQPVISTIDISTTTVTVYVVAGTAPYKYSMDNINWQDSNVFANVPRGNNTVYVKDSYDCEPIHVEIVVPNLINVITPNGDGVNDVIDYSALANKQNLIFNIFDRYGTKIFQADKTNGYKWDGTSNGGKKVPTGNYWYSVTWNETDKKSTPFKYSGWVMVKNRE, encoded by the coding sequence ATGAAAAAACTTCTACTCATTTTTCTGATACCTTTATGTCAGATATTTTATGCACAAGAAGATTGTGCTACAGCTTTAGCTGTTTGTGGAAACTCAGGGTTTTCCTACACACCTTCCGGATTCGGAACACAGGAGCTTCCAGATGGGAACTGTGGTATTTATGTAGAAAAATACTCTGTTTGGTATAAATTTACAATTGCCACAGCAGGAACTCTAACTTTTGTAATTACTCCTTTAACAACAGCAGCAACAGATTATGACTTTTACGTTTGGGGACCAAATGTGAATTGTGCTACTAAAGGAAACACTATTAGATGCTCGACTCCCTATACAAGCGGGGCTACAGGTCTTAATATGACTTCAACAGATTTATATGATGGTGCCGGAACATCCGGTAACGGAGACGAATGGGTAAAATACATGGACGTTTTACCGGGTCAGACGTATTACCTTTTAGTAAATAACTATTCAGCTAATACCAACGGATTCTCTTTAACTTGGGGTGGAACAGCTACTTTGGCTTCTCCATTTAATGATCCTGCTCTTACTCCCAACCCGTTTATAGCACCTGGAACGCCTAACGCAAACCCGGCAAATCCAAATGAGGTAATTGTTTGTACAAGTCCTGCAGTTTTTGATTTCAGTACTTTATCAGCGGGTATCGTTAATAACAATCCAAACTTTACTGTAACTTATCATACATCTCAAAATGATGCATTGTCTGGAGCGAGTCCAATCGTAACACCAATTACAGTTAACACAACAACGACGTACTATTACAGCATCCATTATACGGATCCTACAAACCCTGCTAACCCGATCAACTCCTGTAGGCAGATAGGTACGTTTAAATTTAAACTCGGAAATATTACTGCTAATGATGTTACAATGAATGCTTGTAACAACAATAATGCAGGTATTGCAACATATGATCTTACTTCTACAGCTTTAGCCGTATTGAATGATCCTACTGCGACCCAGAAGTATTACCCGACAATGGCAGATCTTAATGCAGGAACTAATGAAATTACAAATCCTGCGAACTATGTATCTTCAACAGGTGTAGTGTATGTAAAAGTAACAACTCCTCAGGGTTGTGCCGATACCGCTACGATAACATTGAACTTCTTCCCGGTTGTCATTGTAAATGATGCAACATTAAGAGCTTGTTTTATTGAAACGAATCCTTCAACAGGTTTATTCAATCTTACCAACGCTTCGGTTACAACACAAGGAGGTATAACTAAAAAATATTATCCATCTTTAACAGATGCAATAAACGGTACAAATGAAATTAACCCTACAACGGCAGCGGCATATATCGCTCCAAATGGTGTAATTTACATTAAAGTAACAAACGGAAACAACTGTTACGCTATAGCTAAGGTGACTCTAATTGTAATTCCTCCAGTTTATTCTACGGTGTTACAAGACAAGATCATCTGTATGGAAGACAAGACTACACTAGATGCAGGTCCAGGATTCAATGCATACGAATGGAGCACAGGAGCTACCACTCAATCTATCAGCAACGTAGGGGTTGGAACTTATTGGGTGAAATTGAAAACAGGAGACTGTACAGCAATTCAAACGGTTAAAATTTATCCTTCTGAGCAACCTGTAATCTCTACAATTGATATTTCAACTACTACTGTTACAGTGTATGTTGTGGCTGGAACTGCTCCATATAAATATTCAATGGACAATATCAACTGGCAAGATTCTAACGTTTTCGCCAATGTACCAAGAGGTAACAATACGGTATATGTAAAAGATTCATACGACTGTGAGCCTATTCATGTTGAAATTGTAGTTCCAAATCTTATCAACGTGATCACTCCAAACGGAGATGGTGTAAATGATGTGATTGATTATTCTGCATTAGCAAATAAGCAAAATCTTATATTCAACATTTTTGACAGATACGGAACTAAGATCTTCCAGGCTGACAAAACGAATGGCTATAAATGGGACGGTACTTCCAATGGTGGTAAAAAAGTTCCTACAGGAAATTACTGGTACTCTGTGACGTGGAATGAGACTGATAAAAAAAGCACTCCTTTCAAATACT
- a CDS encoding MFS transporter: MISFTPLKTLQNVEFRNLLTGRFFIVLAFRMLATLLGWWVYQLTKDPFSIGLIGLSEVIPAVSCALYAGHVIDMNEKKRLLLICNYAYFFLIGLLLIPAFLNVQMHFTGHQITYFIYAVIFFTGIARAFIGPIVPSMIPKIVKKDNLPNAVTLNQATFLISSVCGHAIGGFLIGYFGVKWTLVVIISLIIFASIFFWQLKKQYSEHKKEEVNVVESMREGISYIFKTKEILGALCLDMFAVLFGGAVAMIPVFATDILKSGAEGFGLLNAASDIGSMCIIITLSIIPLRKNQGKVLLGVVTGFGLCIIGFGLSHMYWLSFMFLVLSGMLDGISVVIRGTIVQLKTPDHIRGRVLSVNSIFIMSSNEMGQFESGVMAKLLGVVRSVVFGGTMTVLIALLVGTTNSKLRKMQY, from the coding sequence ATGATTTCGTTTACCCCGCTAAAAACATTGCAAAATGTTGAATTCAGGAATCTTCTTACAGGAAGATTTTTTATTGTTTTAGCCTTTAGAATGCTCGCTACTTTACTTGGATGGTGGGTGTATCAATTAACAAAAGATCCGTTTTCCATTGGTTTGATCGGTCTTTCGGAAGTAATTCCGGCCGTAAGCTGTGCTTTGTACGCTGGCCATGTTATTGATATGAATGAAAAAAAGAGGCTTTTACTCATTTGTAATTACGCTTATTTTTTTCTGATCGGATTATTGCTTATTCCGGCTTTTCTGAATGTACAAATGCATTTTACAGGACATCAAATTACCTATTTTATCTACGCTGTTATTTTCTTTACGGGGATTGCAAGAGCTTTTATTGGACCAATCGTTCCTTCGATGATTCCAAAAATTGTTAAAAAAGATAACCTTCCCAATGCTGTAACTTTAAATCAGGCAACTTTCTTAATATCATCTGTTTGCGGACATGCCATTGGAGGATTTCTTATTGGTTATTTTGGAGTAAAATGGACATTAGTTGTTATCATTTCATTAATAATTTTCGCTTCAATATTTTTCTGGCAATTAAAAAAACAATACTCTGAACACAAAAAAGAAGAAGTAAATGTGGTGGAAAGTATGCGTGAAGGAATCTCTTACATCTTTAAAACCAAGGAAATACTAGGTGCATTATGCCTTGATATGTTCGCCGTTCTTTTCGGTGGCGCTGTTGCAATGATCCCTGTATTTGCTACTGATATTCTTAAATCAGGTGCTGAAGGTTTCGGATTATTAAATGCTGCCTCAGATATTGGCTCTATGTGTATTATAATAACTTTATCTATTATTCCGTTAAGAAAAAACCAAGGGAAAGTATTGCTTGGAGTGGTAACGGGATTTGGATTATGCATTATAGGTTTTGGATTATCTCATATGTATTGGCTTTCGTTCATGTTCTTAGTATTAAGCGGAATGCTTGACGGAATTTCGGTAGTGATAAGAGGAACAATTGTTCAGTTGAAAACCCCAGACCACATCAGAGGACGTGTTTTAAGTGTAAATTCTATTTTCATCATGTCGAGCAACGAAATGGGACAGTTTGAAAGTGGAGTTATGGCAAAATTACTAGGAGTAGTGCGCTCTGTAGTGTTTGGAGGAACAATGACGGTGCTTATAGCATTACTTGTGGGAACTACCAATTCTAAGCTTAGAAAAATGCAATATTAA
- a CDS encoding GH3 auxin-responsive promoter family protein: MLNFLKKNIALSWAKKHVRKAEEFKKNAEKNQEDLLLSLIETAKKTLFGREHDFENIHSIQEFQEKVSVADYEDLKPYIERVKKGQANILWTETPEYFAKTSGTTSGAKYIPISKEGMPFQIAGAQSALFHYIAQKNSADFVKGKMIFLQGNPELEEVFGIKTGRLSGIVAHHIPNYLQKNRLPSLETNMIEDWETKVDKIVEETEKENMTLISGIPPWLIMYFEKLIERNGKKIKQLFPNLQLIVTGGVNYEPYRDKMEELLGGKVDIIQTFPASEGFFAFQDDYKKEGLLLLTNHGIFYEFIPLEEYGKPNAKRLTLKEVELNKDYALILTTNSGLWAYSIGDVVRFIDKNPHRILVSGRTKHFTSAFGEHVIAFEVEEAMKATVEKYPAQITEFHLAPEVNPAEGLPYHEWFIEFEKEPENLDLFKNELDEQLRKRNTYYDDLISGNILQKLHISRLKKNAFHEYAKSQGKLGGQNKTPRLANDRKIADLLEIYKF, from the coding sequence ATGTTAAACTTCCTAAAGAAAAATATAGCGCTGTCTTGGGCAAAAAAGCACGTCCGAAAGGCTGAAGAATTCAAGAAAAATGCAGAAAAAAACCAAGAAGATTTGCTTTTATCTTTAATAGAAACAGCAAAAAAAACGCTGTTTGGAAGAGAGCATGATTTTGAAAACATCCATTCTATTCAAGAATTTCAGGAAAAAGTTTCCGTTGCAGACTATGAAGATCTTAAACCTTACATTGAAAGAGTAAAAAAAGGTCAGGCCAATATTTTATGGACAGAAACTCCTGAGTATTTTGCAAAAACTTCTGGAACAACTTCAGGCGCAAAATATATTCCAATTTCTAAGGAAGGAATGCCATTTCAAATTGCCGGAGCTCAAAGCGCGTTATTCCATTATATTGCTCAGAAAAACAGCGCTGATTTTGTAAAAGGAAAAATGATTTTTTTACAGGGAAATCCCGAATTGGAAGAAGTTTTCGGGATAAAAACAGGACGACTTTCAGGAATTGTGGCTCATCACATTCCAAATTATCTTCAAAAAAACCGTTTACCGAGTTTAGAAACCAATATGATTGAAGATTGGGAAACTAAAGTCGATAAAATTGTTGAGGAAACAGAAAAAGAAAACATGACTTTGATCTCTGGAATTCCACCTTGGTTGATCATGTATTTTGAAAAATTAATTGAAAGAAACGGCAAAAAAATCAAACAACTTTTCCCAAACCTTCAACTTATCGTTACCGGCGGAGTTAATTATGAACCTTACCGCGATAAAATGGAAGAATTATTGGGTGGAAAAGTTGATATTATTCAAACATTTCCAGCTTCGGAGGGATTTTTTGCGTTTCAGGACGACTATAAAAAAGAAGGACTTTTACTTTTAACCAATCATGGAATTTTCTATGAATTTATTCCTTTAGAAGAATACGGAAAACCGAATGCGAAAAGATTAACCTTAAAAGAGGTTGAACTTAATAAAGATTATGCTTTAATTTTAACGACAAATTCAGGTTTGTGGGCGTATTCAATTGGTGATGTGGTAAGATTTATTGATAAAAATCCGCACAGAATTTTGGTAAGCGGAAGAACAAAGCATTTCACCTCAGCTTTCGGAGAACATGTGATTGCTTTTGAAGTTGAAGAAGCTATGAAAGCAACCGTAGAAAAATATCCCGCTCAAATCACGGAGTTCCATCTTGCTCCAGAGGTGAATCCTGCGGAAGGACTTCCCTATCATGAATGGTTTATAGAATTTGAAAAAGAGCCGGAAAATTTAGATTTATTTAAAAATGAACTTGATGAACAGCTCAGAAAACGAAATACTTACTATGATGATTTGATCTCAGGAAATATTCTCCAAAAACTTCATATCAGCAGATTAAAAAAGAATGCTTTTCATGAATATGCAAAATCTCAGGGGAAATTGGGCGGTCAAAATAAAACACCAAGACTGGCAAATGACAGAAAAATAGCAGATTTATTAGAAATCTATAAATTTTAA